The DNA sequence TTTTGGCCCGAAGGGGTTTTGGAGTGGTTCGAGCCTGCATGTCTCATCGTCGAAATATCCCAAATCATAGTCCATGAAGCTAGCCAGCCAGATATGGTCCTCGACCTGTTTGATGCCGACGCTCTGGCCGGCGAAAACGAGGCTGAGGTTGATCTTCTTTCTGTTATAGCAGATGCGGCCGCAGGTAGTGACGATGACAGCCTTGTCGTGAAACGGATAATCGAGATCTGGCAGGCCGGCATAGGGTCGCGTTGAGGGTGCGTAACGCTCTGCCGGACAGTCCATGCCGAGGGCCTGGTGGGGGCGTTCTGAGTTGAACTCGTCGATGAAGTCATCGAACCTGGCCTGCTGCTGCAGAAAGTTGGCGCCTGCCGGTTTGGTGGTTTCCTTCTTCAGGGTCAGGTGCATGCGTTCATGGCGCCCGTTCTGCTGCGGGCAGCCCGGTTTGATGCGCTCGATGTCGATGCCCAGGCGCAGCCACCAGACCGACAGTTTGCTGAGGTTGAACAGCGCATTGGGGCTGGCGAAGGGAACACCATTGTCGGTCCTGATCGCGCTGGGCAGGCCGAACTCCTTGAAAACCCTTTCGAACACGGTGAAGGCATAGGCTTCCTTCGTGGTCGACAGCGCCTCGCAGGCGATGAGATAACGGCTGGCGAAGTCGGTGATCGTCAGCGGATAGCAATAGCGCCGATCGGCGAGCATGAACTCGCCCTTGTAGTCGGCACACCAAAGATCGTTGGGCCGACAGCCGTTGGAAAGCGGTGTTCCCGTCGCCCTGTTGCGCCTTCGCTTGCGGTGCTCGACCATCCCGTGCCGGTCGAGCACGGCGTGCACGGTCGAAATCGCGGGCCGGTGCACATCCGGATATAGCCGGGCCAGCCGCTCGCGTATCTTCGGCGCACCCCAAGTCGGCTTGTCTTGCTTCAGACGCACAATCAGCTTCTCGATTTGAAACGGAAGCTGATTGGCATGGCGGTAGGGCCGGCGCGATCGATCCGTCAGCCCCTCCAAGCCGCTATCATTGTAGCGCGTGAGGATCTTGTAGCCGGTCTTGCGCGAGATATCGAACTCACGGCAAAGCACGGCCATCTTCTCGCCGTCCAGCAGCCGCGCGACGAACTTCAGCCGCTCGTCCATGACGTTACACTCCTTCCAAGGCACCTTGCTCTCCTTGCAAAGGGCCGAAAGTGTAACCCATCTATCCGGAATGAACTGTCACCCATCTCTCGGGAAGGGCACAGGGTCCGTTCCGGACACATAGGTTACGGTTTATATCGGAGACATGGTAACACTTCTGACCCGAACGGGTTTTGGAGCCAGACTTGGCCACAACCACCACCAGGCGTGTCCTGATCACCGGCGCCGGCGCTGCCGACGGCATCGGCTTTGCCATTGCGCGGCAGTTTGGCCGGGCCGGGCATGCGGTTTTCCTGACCGGCGCCAGCGCGCGGGTGCTGGAGCGCGCTGACGAGCTTCGCGGCGAGGGCGTCGATGCCACGGCCGCGGTCGCCGATCTTACCATCGCGACGGAGGTGGAGCGGCTGCGGGCCGAGGTCGGCGCTGTCGCTATCCTGGTCAACAATGCCGGCATGGGTTCGCTGGCGTCGCCGTCCGTGGACAAGACGTTCCTGGCGATGAGCGAGGCCGAGTGGGACCGGGGCATCGAGACCAGCCTGAAGACCGCGTTTCTCGTCACCAGGGCGTTTCTGCCGGCGATGGTCGAAACGGGGTATGGGCGCATCGTCAACGTCGTGTCGGTGACCGGGCCGCTGGTCTCCTACCAGGGCACCGCCGCCTATTCCGCGGCGAAGGCCGGCATGGTCGGCCTGACCCGGACATTGGCGCTGGAAGTGGCGCGCCACGGGATCACCGCCAATGCCGTCGCGCCCGGCTGGATCGAAACCGGCGCGTCGAGCGAGGCGGAGCGGATGACGGCCCTGCATGCGCCGCCGGGCCGCGCCGGCCGGCCCGACGAGGTCGCGGCGGCGGTCGTGTTCCTGGCTTCCGAGAGCGCCAGCTATATCAACGGCGCCTTGCTGGTGGTCGATGGCGGCAACAGCCTTGAAGAACGCAAGGGATAGACGGCGCGGCCAGTCTCATGCCTTGGCGGATTTCCACCTTGGCGCAACTCCTTTCACCGTAATGAAGTGTAACCTCTATCTCGTTAGAAATTTCCCCGCCGCCACCTGGCCGCTGGCACCGTAGCTTGACTTAACTATCAGTCTGCACTAATCATAAGTCATGACTGTTGATAGCGCACAGCTTGCCGCCCTGGGCGATCCGACCCGAAGGCAGATTTTCGAGCTGATCGCGGAGCGTCCGCGCTCGGTGGCGGAGGTCACGCGGCAGGTCAGCGTGTCGCAGTCCGCGGTGTCGCAGCATCTCAAGGTGCTTCGCGACTCGCGGCTGGTGCGCGCGGAGCCGAAGGGCGCCAGCAACGTCTACCACATCGATCCGCACGGGCTGGGCCAGATGCGCGCCTGGCTCGACCGGTTCTGGAGCAAGACGCTCGCGGCCTACAAGCTGGCCGTCGAGACCCCACCAGAGGAGTGACCATGAACACCCAGATCCCCATCGCCTCCGTGAAACAATCCGTCGTCGTCGAGGCGCCGATCGAGCGCGCCTTCAAGGTCTTCACCGAGGATTTTGGCAGTTTCAAACCGCCCGAGCATAACCTGCTTGCAGCCCAGATCGCCGAGACGGTGTTCGAGCCTCGCGTCGGCGGCCACGTCTATGACCGCGGCGTCGACGGCAGCGAGTGCCGCTGGGCGCGCGTGCTGGCCTATGAGCCCCCCAACCGCGTGCTCCTGAGCTGGGACATCAGCCCGCAATGGCGCATCGAGACCGACCCGGCCAAGACCAGCGAGTGGGAAGTGCGGTTCACCGCCGAAACGGCTGGGCGTACCCGCGTCGAGATCGAGCACCGCAACCTGGAGCGCCATGGCCAGGGCTGGGAAGGTGTGCGCGACAGCGTCGCCGGCGATCAGGGCTGGCCGCTTTACCTGCAGCGCTATGCCGATCTGGTTGCTCGGCAGGCCTGATCGCGGTTCAAAGGCGCTTCGCCGCCTGGGTGGTCAGGGCGCCACGCCCCTGCACGCCCAGGCGACATTGGCGAACGACCTCGGGCCGTCCGGTCGCCCGGCCTGATAGGCATCGCGGACGGCAGCCTCGGTGCGCTCGCGCTCGGCTGCCTCCAGCGTGGTCACGTATTTGCCGAGCGAGCCCTCGCCGGCTGAAATCGGCGTCCAGTAATCGGCGAAGTCCTGGTAATCCATACGGATCATCAGCTCGGTTTCGGTCACGTCGGCCAGCCCCTGCTCGATGAAGGTCCGCTTCATTTCGCCGGGCTGCATCATCGGCTGGAAGCAATAGCGGCCGCGCAGCTGGCGCCCGCTCTCGCTGAGCGCGGCGACCGTGTCGATCATCATGCGCATGCCCGCCATGCCGCCGAGATGGTCCCACACCACGGCCGCGACCACGCCGCCCGGCCGCGTCACCCGGCGCATTTCGGCAACCGCCTTGCCGGCTTCCGGCACGAAGTGAAGCACCAGCAGCGCCAGCGCGCGGTCGAACGCATGGTCGGCGAACGGCAAGGCGGTGGCGTCGGCCTGCGATATCTCGATGCGCGGATCGGTGTTGCGTCGCTTTGCGGCCTCGACGAAAACAGGCGAAAAGTCGATGGCCGCGATCGCCGCGAGGTCGGCGGATTTCGCCAGTTCGAACGTCAGGCTGCCGGTGCCGCAGCCGACGTCGAGGATCTTTTCGCCAGGGGCGAACCCGGCGAAACCGATGAAGCTGGGCGCGAGCTTTCGGCTCCAGCGGCCCATGAGTTGCTCATAGCCGGACGCGTCATGAACGGTGAAACTCGACGTCATATGCGCCTCCCTTGGCTGCGGGCGCAGGCTAGACCTCTATCAGGATGAAGCCAAGGCAGGGGAGCGCACGGCGGACGCCTGCCTCCGAGTGCGGGAGGAAAAGTCCGGCTCTTTATGCGACACCCTTGAATGCCGCCACGCTCTCGCGCTCCACCAGCGGGCATTCCAGCTTGGTGATTGGATATCGCCCCCGCCCCACTATCGCAGGCGCTTCCAGCTGCTCGATCGCCCATTGGCCCATGGCCATGTGCGGAAGGATCGACGTCGTCAGCGGCGGGAACAAATGCCGGGCGATTTCCTCGTCGTCATAGCCAACGACCGAGATGTCGGCGGGAATGTGCAGGCCGGCTTCCTTCAGGGCTTCGTAGCAGCCGATCGCGGTGCGGTCGTTCTGGCAGAAGATGGCGGTCGGGCGGTCCTTCAGGGCCAAGAGCTTCACTGTCGCGGCGTAGCCGGCGCTGGCCGACCAGTCGCCCTCGACCACCAGTTCGGGGTCGAAGGGGATGTCGGCGGTGGCGAGCGCGCGGCGGTAGCCTTTCAGCCGGTCCTGTGCTGCCTGCATCCAGGGTTCGCCCGTGATGGTGGCGATGCGGCGGTGGCCGTGGCTGATCAGGTGTCGCGTCGAGCTCTGGCCGCCGGCGATTTCGGAGGGCACCACGGCGGGGAATGCATAGTCCGCCGTGTAGCAGTTGAGCAGAATGACCGGAATGTCGAGGCCGTAGAGGAAGTCGGGCGCCGTGATTTCGCGGGTGAAGATGGTCATGTAGATCAATGCCGAAATGCCGCGCCTGGTCAGCGCCGAAATGGCGCGCGACTCCATCACGGCGTCTCCCATGGTCTGCGCCACCAGAAGCACGTTGCCAGCATTCCACGAGGCCTGGCGCGCGCCCTCGATGGCGACCACGGCTTCCGGGCTGGTGGCGAGCTGGTCGACGGCGAAGCCGATCACGCCGTCGAGTCCGTCGAAGGCGGGGCCATCAAAAGCCCCCTCGAAAGCCGCAACGGGCTTCAGCGCGGAGAAGGCGGGGGCGCTGTAGCCAAGCGCGCGCGCCGCCTCGATCACCCGCTCCCGAGTCTGCCGGGACAGGCGAATGCCAGGTGAATTGTTGAGCACGAAGGAAACCGTCGCCTGCGAGCAGCCGGCGGCGCGTGCGATGTCGGTCATGGTGACGCGGCCCTTGGGCTTTGCCGCCGCCTTGCGGCGCTTCCTGATGGCCTGGTCCGTCGTCTCGCTCATGCCGCCCCCAAATTCCCAGCCTGTCTAGCTGTAGCCCGCCGGGCCGACAAGATGAGGCGACGCTTCCGATTCACATGCGCATCGACCGAACTAATAACTATTACCATCCTTAGGCCCACTCCCGCCATACAGGCTCGAGCCCTCGCAAAACCAGAGGTCGCAAAGCCCCCGCTGCGTGCGATCAGCCATCGCCGCGTCGGCAAATCGATTCGGCCATGACACCCGAGCGCCACCGGACCGGTCGTTTGCTAATAGTGTTTACTAATACAAGGATGCGCTATACCGTCAATCCATCGCCTCCGGCCCCCATTGGTCCGGCTGCGATGGAAGTGTCTGTGAATGGCCCGATGGGGAGCGGATATGACTTCCGCAAACCATGTCTCAGATATGTGATATGTCAGACAAATCGGACTATTTACGAACGAAGAATGAGTCTCTAAAGTCCGTAGCCGTGGCTGGTAACGACGCCATTCTTTCACTGCCGGGAACCCCTTGAGGAGGAGGGCGTCCACGCCGCAGACGGCAATTCAGGTGAGCAAGACAAATTTAGTGTGCAAGACAATCCAGTGAGCAAGTCCGGCCAGTCCTACGACTGACCAAAACGGGAGGTTGAACATGAAATCCTTGATACGCAATGCATCCGTGGCCGCCGCGGCCCTGGCTGTCGGCCTGACGGCGACGGCAATCGCGCGCGCCGACGACAAGCCGACGCTGGCCTTCGTCGTCAACGGCGCTTCCGACTTCTGGAAAGCGGCCGAAGCCGGCGTCAAGAAGGCGCAGGGCGAACTGCCCGACTATACGCTCGAACTCAAATATCCCGAACAATCCTCCGTCGCCATCCAGCAGCGGCTGATGGACGATCTGGTGACCGCCGGCGTCAAGGGCATCATGGTCTCGGCCGTCGATCCCAAGACCTCGACGGATGGCCTGAACAAGATCGCTTCGCAAACGGCGCTGTTCACCACCGATAGCGACGCCCCGCAGACCAAGCGTGTCGCCTATATCGGCTCGTCCAATGTCGACGCCGGCAAGCAGGCGGCCGAAATCGCCAAGAAGGCGATGCCGGACGGCGGCAAGTGCCTGGGCTTCGTCGGCCTGCTCGGCGCCGACAATGCCAAGGAGCGCATCCAGGGCATGAAGGACGGCCTCGCCGGCACCAAGATCGAACTCGTCGACGTGCGCGGCGACGACATCGACCAGGCGCGTGCCAAGAAGAATGTCGAGGACGCGCTGGTCGCCAGCCCCGACGTCACCTGCATGGTCGGCTTCTACTCCTACAACACGCCACGCATCTATGAAGCGCTGCGCGATGCCGGCAAGCTTGGCTCGATCACCGTCGTCGGCTTCGACGACGATCCGATCACGCTGGGCGGCGTCAAGGAAGGCACCATTGCCGCCACCGTCGTGCAGCAGCCCTTCGAATGGGCCTATCAGGGCATGAAGCTGATGGCCGCCTATCTCAAGGGTGACAAGTCGGGCATCCCGGCCGGCAATTTGATCATCATCCCGACCAAGATCATCGGCAAGGATGACGTCGACGCTTACGCCGCCAATCTCAAGGCGATGGCTGGAAACTAAGACCAGAAGCAGTTCAGCCGGCTCAACTTCGCTTGAGCCGGCTGTTCGCATTGACGAACCCTGCTGGGGTCGTCAGTCTGCAGAACGGGCCATGTCGGCCCACCGGCTGCTGTCAGGCATGATGAATTATTCCGACACATCCATCGCGGCGACCACCCCGTTTCTCAGCCTCGAGAACGTGCGCAAGACCTATCCGGGCGTCGTGGCGCTCGACGGGTTTTCCATGGAGGTCAGGCCGGGCGAGGTCATCGGCCTGGTCGGCGAGAATGGCGCCGGCAAATCGACGCTGATGAAGATCCTCGGCGGCGTTACCACGCCCGATAGCGGGGCCATCACGGTCGACGGCGCCGCCCACAAAGGCCTGAGCGTGGAGGGGAGCCTGGGTTCGGGCATCGCCTTCGTCCACCAGGAACTCAACCTCTTCGAAAACCTCGACGTCGCCGCCAACATCTTCTTCGGCCGCGAGCCGCTGCGCGCCGGACCGCTGAGACTTGTCGACCGCGCGAAACTGCGCGACATGGTGGCGCCGCTGCTGAAGCGCGTCGGCGCCAACTTCTCCGCCGACACGCAGGTCGCGGATCTGTCGCTGGCGCAGCAGCAGATGGTCGAGATCGCCAAGGCGCTGTCGATCAAGGCGAGGCTGGTGATCCTCGACGAGCCTACATCGAGCTTGCCGCTGGCCGAGACCGACAAGCTGCTCGACGTCATCAAGGCACTGAAGGCCGACGGCATCAGCGTCATCTTCATCTCGCACCGCCTGCATGAGATCGAGCGCGTCGCCGACCGCGTCGTGGTGCTGCGCGACGGCATGCTGGCCGGGACGCTCGGCAAGCGCGACATCAATCACGACCAGATGGTCAAGCTGATGATCGGCCGCATGCTGAAGGAGCGCGAAAAGGCCTCCGAGGCGGCGCGTGCCCCCGGCGCCGTGGCGCTTGCGGCCAAGGCCGTCCGCACCCCCACCTACCCCAGCCGGCCGGTCGATCTCGACGTCAGGCGCGGCGAAATCCTCGGCCTTGCCGGCCTTGTCGGCTCCGGCCGAACCGAACTGGCGCGGGTGTTCTTCGGCATCGAAGCCAGCCTTGGCGGCACGCTGGAGCTCAACGGCAAGCCGTTAACGCTGGCCAGCGCGGCGGACGCAGTCGCGCAAGGCATCTTCCTTGTGCCGGAAGACCGCAAGCTGACCGGCATCCTGCTCGACCTGTCGATCGCGCAGAATATTTCACTCCCCAATCTGCCGGCGCATGCCAGGCGCTCGCTGGTCTCCGCAAGCGCCGAGACCGCCACCGCCGAGAAGCAGAAGAAAAACCTCGGCATCAAGGCGCCCTCGGTGCAGACGCGCACCGGCACGCTGTCGGGCGGCAACCAGCAGAAGGTCGTGCTCGGCAAATGGCTGGCCATGAACCCGAAGGTGATGATCCTCGACGAGCCGACGCGCGGCATCGATATCGGCGCCAAGGCCGAGATCTACGGGCTGATGCGGGCATTGGCCGACGCCGGCGTCGCCGTGCTGATGATCTCTTCCGACATGGAAGAGGTGATCGGCGTCTCCGATCGCATCGCCGTCATGCATGAGGGCCAGATCTCGGGCATTCTCGACAAGGATCAGTTCAGCCAGGAAAACGTGCTTTTGCTCGCGGTGGGCAAACCGGCGAACAGGCCGTAAGCGGAGACGACGATGACAAAGAAAGATCTCGGCCTGCTGATCCTGATCCTGGTGGTCGGGGCGATCGTCGCCATCATCAATCCGCGCTTCCTCTTGCCGATCAACCTCGCCAACACCTCGAACCTGATCGGCCTGTTCGGCATCCTCTCCATCGGCCAGGCCTTCGTCATCATCACCGGCGGCATCGAACTGTCCGTCGGCTCCGTTGTCGCGTTGCTGGGCACGCTGTTCATCGACTTCATCGCCGTGCGCGGCATGGGATGGCCTGTTGCCTTCGTGCTCATCCTGGTGCTCGGCGCCATCATCGGCCTGGCGCATGGCTGGCTGATCACGCGGCTCAAGCTGCAGCCCTTCGTCGTGACCTTGTGCGGGCTTTTGATCTATCGCGGCGTCGCGCGCTTCTACACCGCCGACGGCACCGCCGGTTTCGCCTTCGGGCAGAATTTTCCCGATCTCGAATTCCTGACCGCCGGCCGCTCCTGGGGCGTGCCGAACTCCTTCTTCGCGCTGATCGTCATCGCCATCGTCATGTGGGTGGTGCTGCACCGCTCGGTGTTCGGGCGCTATCTCTACGCCATCGGCAAGAACGAGGAAGCGGCGAAATATTCCGGCATTCGCACCGGCCGCGTCGTCATGGCGGCTTACGTCATCTGCGGCGTGCTTACCGCGCTGTCGGCGATCTATTTCGCCATGTACACGCGCTCGATCTCGCCGGCCAGCCACGGCCAGTTCTACGAGCTCTACGCCATTGCGGCCGCGGTGCTTGGCGGCTTCTCTCTGCGCGGCGGCGAGGGCTCGCTGATCGGCGTCATCCTCGGCACGGTGCTGCTGCAGGAACTGCAGAACCTCGTCAACCTGCTCGGCATTCCCTCCTCCCTCAACTTCGCGGTGATGGGTGGCGTCATCCTCATCGGCGTGCTGGTCGACCAGCAATGGGGTGTGTTCCGGGCGCGCCGGCGGATGGTCGATGCCGCCCGTAAGGGCGCGGTCGGCGCCGCCGCCGAATAGGTTCCTCCCGGCAGAAATAGCTTACCGGTGCTGGGCGCTGACGGGGTGGCGTGCCTTTCGCGGCCACCCTCTGGTGATCCGCCATGCGGCTTTGGCTGAAATTACCTGCCGCTCTGGCGTGCGGCGCGGCGAACGCTTTGCAACAGGATGGCAAGGCAGCCGACCAGCAACAGCCCACCGCCAAGCAGCGGCGGCAGCGCGAGCAACTTCACCGCCGCGGTCACGGCGGCCACCAGGACCAGCGCCAGCAGCGCCAGATTGCCGTCATCGACGAACATGCCGAAGACTTCCCTGGCAACGAGACGAAGGACGTTCATCGGGCGAGCCCTCCGGCTGCCGTTGGACTGATGCCGCGCAGCCAGCGCACCATGGCGAAGGACGCTAGCGCGACGATGGCGAAGATGGCCAGCAGGGCAAGATCGGCGCCAGGCCAATCGGCGCCGATGCCTTCGCCGGTCCAGAAGATACCAAAGCTGGTCAGCATCAGCCCGACCACGAATTTGAGCGCATTCTCGGGCACGCGCGCCAGCGGCCGGTGGACGGCCAGGCCGACAAGCATCACCAGGACGAAAGCCGCCAGCGCACCCATGCTGGCGTAAAATGTCTGCCCATGCGCGGCGCCGACGGCAATGACGATGAACACCACCTCGACACCCTCGAGCAGCACCGCCTTGAACGAGGCCAGTCCGGCGAGGTAGTCGGCGCGCCGGTCGGCGGCCTGCCGGTGCAGGGCCGCGGTTTCCTTGGCGAAGGCCGCTTCCTCGTCATGCAGGGCAATGACGCCGACGCTGCGCAGGATGGCTTTTCGCAGCCAGCGCATGCCAAACAGGATGAGCAGCACCCCGACGACGAACTGCAGGGTGGTGATCGGGACCAGCGCCAGCAGCGGGCCGAAGGCCAGCACCAGGGCCGCCAGCACCGCCAGCGCCAGCGCGGCGCCGGTCAATGCCGGGCGCCAGCTGCGTGTCACCCCCACCGCGAGCACGATGGTGAAAGCTTCGACGACCTCGACCAGGGAGGCGAGAAATGCCGCCGTGACTGTCGAGAGGATGGGTGTCAGTGTCTGCATGAAGCTTCCTGTCTGGCTCGCCCCTGATTCCTGGGGCGAATTCCCGGAGCGTAATCCAGAATCACCCTATGCGGCCAGCGGCCCGGAGCATTTCCAGCGACAGCGCAAGCAGGCGGGTGAAACAAGTCCGGATCAGATCAGGCCCGACATGTCGGAAAACGCCATGGCCTTGCGCAGCACTTCGGCGAAACGCTCGCCGGCCACTTCGCGCGGACCGCTGTTGTCGATCGACGTGACGCCAGGGCCGGACAAGCTCATATTGGCGCTGCGCGCCAGCCGCGCCAGCACCTCGCCGCGCGACTCGCGGCCGCGCATGGCCAGCCGCTCGGCCAGCACCTCGGGCGAAGCGGTGATCTCGACGATCGCCAGATTGGCATAGCGCTCGCGCAAGGTGGGGATGATCGCGCGCGACACGTTGGCGACGGCGACATGTCCATTGGAAACAGACCAGTCGACATCGGCAGGCAGGCCATAGCGCAGGCCATGCGCTTCCCAAGAGACGGCGAAAGCGCCGTCGGCATCGGCCTCGGCGAAGGCGGCGTCGGCCAGCGTATCGTGGTCCTCGCTCGCCGCATCGCTCGGCCTGGTGATGACGCGGCGCACGAACTCCAGCTGCGTCTCGTCGGCAAACAGCGCCTTGGCGTAGCCGATCACCGTGTCCTTGCCGGCACCGCTGGGGCCCACGACGGCGACAAAGACGCCGTGACGGATCGGAAAGGTTTCGGCGGACAGTTCGCGCTCGATCGAGGCCGACACCATCATGCCACCCGGCGCCCCTGCCGCCAGACGGTGCGTACGACCGGAACATGATCGTCGACGCGCACGCGCACCAGATCGGCGCGACGGCCCTGCTCGATGACGCCGCGGTCGTCGAGGCCGACGGCCTGCGCCGGGTTCTTGGAAACCATGGCGACGGCCTGCGGCAGCGAAATGCCTTCCACCATGTCGCCCAGGAAGAAGGCCGACTGGATCAGGCTGAAGGGAATGTAGTCGGACGACAGGATGTCGAGCAGGCCATCGCTGGCCAAGGTGCGTGCCGAGACATTGCCCGAATGCGAGGCGCCGCGCATGACATTGGGCGCGCCCATCAGCACGCCGAGCCCGGCGGCCTTCGAGGCCCGCGCCGCTTCCTCGGTGGTCGGGAACTCGGCGACCCGCACGCCCTGCTCGACGGCCTCGTCGACATGAGCCGACGTGGCGTCGTCATGGCTGGCGAGCACGATGCCGCGCTCCTGGCAGGCGGCGGCGATGAAGACGCGGTTCGGCCCGGAGTTGCGTGCCGATTCGGCCATCCGCTTCTCGCAGAATTTCTGGAAATCGCGATCCGAGAGTTTCAGCTTGCGCTGGTAGTAGTAGGCATAGGTTTCAAGGTTGACGAACTGGCGCTGGCCTGGCGCATGGTCCATCAGCGACGCCAGCTTGACCCGTTCGTCACCGTCGAAATTGGCGAATGCGTCGAGGCAATCCGGTGCTGAAACCTCGCAGCGAAGATGCAGGAAGTGATCGGCCCGCAGACGATCCCGCGCGACGCTGTCCTCGATCGCATCGGCCAGCTTGCGAATGTCGTCCAATGTCAGGTCGGCGTCCTCGTCCATGCCGACGCGCAAGGCATCGAGCACGGTCGTGATGCCGGCGGTCGCCACCTGCGCGTCATGGGCGAGCACCGCGGCGATCGGGTTCCAGCGCACTTTCGGCCGCGGCGCATAATGGCCCTCGAGATGGTCGGTGTGGAGTTCGACCAGCCCTGGAATGATAAAGTCGCCGCCCATGTCCTCGCCGGTCCGGGCAGCATCGCCATCGATGCCGGCGATCAAGCCATCGCGCAGCACCAGTGACCCTTCGACGATCTCGTCGGCAAGAACGATGCGGGCGTTGGAAAGAACAGTTTCGGCGGTCATTGCGGGTAGTCCTTGGTTCTTGCAGTCGGGTTTCGTTCAGGCGGTTTTCCGGGCCGGGCGGCGTCCGAGCGCGTGCTGGGAAAGCACCATGAATGGCGCGCCGGGTTCGGGTTCGACGAACAATGTCAGCGCATCCACCAGCACGGGCTGGCGCAACACATCGGCGAAAAGGCTGTCGATGGCGGCGCGCAGGCGAGGGCTTTCCTGTGGGCCGGCCCGGCCGGACAGGGTCATGTGGAAGCGGAAGGTCTCGAAGACATAGGGATAGCCCCATTGGCAGAGATTGCGAAACTCGGCCGGCTTCAGCGAATCCGGGCTGCGCCGCTCGATCTCGGCCTCTGACAGCGGTGCGCGAAACCGGTCGAAATCGCGTACCACATTGTCGGCGAAGCGGTTGAGCGGCGGCAGCGGCCCTTCCGGCACCAGCGCGAAGAAGCTGTCGATCTGGCTGACGATAAGGCGCGGGATCGTGACGACAGGCGTAACCTCGGCAAAATGATCCAGCGCCGCGCGCAGCGAGGTCTCGGTCTCCGTGGCAGCCAGATGGAAGGGCGCCTTCAGCGTCGCGTGAAAGCCATAGCGGCGTGCCGAGGCCGTGTGGAAGGCCACTTCCGCTGCCGACAGATCGGCAACGGCCTCAACCGGCCTGGTCGCGGCACCGAAGGGATCGCGGCCTAGCCAGTCGGCGGCGATGCGCGCCAGCGGCTCGTCCTGCCTAGGAGTGAAATAAATGGCATAACGCATGGGAAGTCCTCGTCAGAACCGTTGCCATAGGTGATTTCCATGACGGATTGACGAAGCTTTGACGGGTTTTAGAAGGCAAATCGACCCCTAGGGTCCTTAGCCGACGATTTTTCCCAGCTGGACCAATAAGTTCGGCCGGAAACGCGA is a window from the Mesorhizobium australicum WSM2073 genome containing:
- a CDS encoding DUF1045 domain-containing protein, which encodes MRYAIYFTPRQDEPLARIAADWLGRDPFGAATRPVEAVADLSAAEVAFHTASARRYGFHATLKAPFHLAATETETSLRAALDHFAEVTPVVTIPRLIVSQIDSFFALVPEGPLPPLNRFADNVVRDFDRFRAPLSEAEIERRSPDSLKPAEFRNLCQWGYPYVFETFRFHMTLSGRAGPQESPRLRAAIDSLFADVLRQPVLVDALTLFVEPEPGAPFMVLSQHALGRRPARKTA
- a CDS encoding alpha-D-ribose 1-methylphosphonate 5-triphosphate diphosphatase; translation: MTAETVLSNARIVLADEIVEGSLVLRDGLIAGIDGDAARTGEDMGGDFIIPGLVELHTDHLEGHYAPRPKVRWNPIAAVLAHDAQVATAGITTVLDALRVGMDEDADLTLDDIRKLADAIEDSVARDRLRADHFLHLRCEVSAPDCLDAFANFDGDERVKLASLMDHAPGQRQFVNLETYAYYYQRKLKLSDRDFQKFCEKRMAESARNSGPNRVFIAAACQERGIVLASHDDATSAHVDEAVEQGVRVAEFPTTEEAARASKAAGLGVLMGAPNVMRGASHSGNVSARTLASDGLLDILSSDYIPFSLIQSAFFLGDMVEGISLPQAVAMVSKNPAQAVGLDDRGVIEQGRRADLVRVRVDDHVPVVRTVWRQGRRVA
- a CDS encoding ABC transporter permease, giving the protein MTKKDLGLLILILVVGAIVAIINPRFLLPINLANTSNLIGLFGILSIGQAFVIITGGIELSVGSVVALLGTLFIDFIAVRGMGWPVAFVLILVLGAIIGLAHGWLITRLKLQPFVVTLCGLLIYRGVARFYTADGTAGFAFGQNFPDLEFLTAGRSWGVPNSFFALIVIAIVMWVVLHRSVFGRYLYAIGKNEEAAKYSGIRTGRVVMAAYVICGVLTALSAIYFAMYTRSISPASHGQFYELYAIAAAVLGGFSLRGGEGSLIGVILGTVLLQELQNLVNLLGIPSSLNFAVMGGVILIGVLVDQQWGVFRARRRMVDAARKGAVGAAAE
- a CDS encoding COG4280 domain-containing protein, with translation MQTLTPILSTVTAAFLASLVEVVEAFTIVLAVGVTRSWRPALTGAALALAVLAALVLAFGPLLALVPITTLQFVVGVLLILFGMRWLRKAILRSVGVIALHDEEAAFAKETAALHRQAADRRADYLAGLASFKAVLLEGVEVVFIVIAVGAAHGQTFYASMGALAAFVLVMLVGLAVHRPLARVPENALKFVVGLMLTSFGIFWTGEGIGADWPGADLALLAIFAIVALASFAMVRWLRGISPTAAGGLAR
- the phnN gene encoding phosphonate metabolism protein/1,5-bisphosphokinase (PRPP-forming) PhnN — encoded protein: MMVSASIERELSAETFPIRHGVFVAVVGPSGAGKDTVIGYAKALFADETQLEFVRRVITRPSDAASEDHDTLADAAFAEADADGAFAVSWEAHGLRYGLPADVDWSVSNGHVAVANVSRAIIPTLRERYANLAIVEITASPEVLAERLAMRGRESRGEVLARLARSANMSLSGPGVTSIDNSGPREVAGERFAEVLRKAMAFSDMSGLI